One Sediminibacillus dalangtanensis genomic region harbors:
- a CDS encoding LapA family protein, with product MKGQSYIILALIFALIVAIFAVINVEPVEVDYLFGTGNAPLILVILISVLMGGLITAAVGWVKVLRLQREVRSLKKENEQLNEPVVEIDSTEGSQEQEEKEGLPDHNE from the coding sequence ATGAAAGGGCAAAGCTATATCATTCTTGCACTCATATTTGCATTGATCGTAGCGATTTTCGCTGTTATTAATGTCGAACCTGTAGAAGTCGATTACTTATTCGGAACCGGAAATGCACCGTTGATTCTTGTCATCTTAATATCTGTCTTGATGGGTGGATTGATTACAGCTGCTGTCGGCTGGGTCAAGGTGCTGCGACTGCAAAGGGAAGTCCGCTCCCTGAAAAAGGAAAACGAACAACTAAACGAACCTGTTGTTGAGATTGATTCGACCGAAGGCAGTCAGGAACAAGAGGAGAAGGAAGGATTGCCCGATCACAATGAATGA
- the secDF gene encoding protein translocase subunit SecDF — protein MVKRGRIVAFFLIVLIFAGTIGTTITGITKDIKLGLDLQGGFEVLYEVETLDGDSDVSMDTLEATTEALRERVDVLGVNEPNFNIEEPNRIRVQLAGVEDQNEARELLSTSAELSFRDVNDKEYLNGDDLKENSARQDFDPNTNQPIVTLQLKDPSKFADVTRQISQMPDNRLVIWMDYEEGDSFEEESKKEDPKYISAPAVNQTLNTSNVQISGNFTVDSAQRLADILNAGSLPVNLTEVYSTSVGAQFGQQALDKTVFAGFIGVALIFLFMMIYYRFPGVVASITLSIYIYLILLVFEWMNGVLTLPGIAALILGVGMAVDANIITYERIKEELKSGKSVQSAFKAGNKNSLSTILDANITTMIAAAVLFIFGTSSVKGFATMLIISILVSFITAVYGTRLFLGLWVNSRFLNKRPGWFGVKSKDIQDKASTEEVEPKLFGRTFDLVSHRKKFFSISLILVLAGVICLSVFRLNLGIDFTAGSRVEVLSETSLTQEAIEEDFEELGYSPEQIVISGDNNDIAVARFGTVLAQDEVGEIQDYFSNEYGNNPSVSTVSPVVGQELAKNAVMAVLYAAICIIIYVTIRFEFFFALTSIIALLHDAFFIVALFSITRMEFDITIIAAILTIVGYSINDTIVTFDRVRENLKLKKRVKSFGELAKIVNRSLMQTLARSFNTVITVVFAAVMLLLFGATSITYFSFALVVGLIAGTYSSLFIAAQLWLIFRGRNIKEKPINYVKKKQTGGPQV, from the coding sequence ATGGTTAAAAGAGGCAGAATCGTTGCCTTTTTTCTAATCGTGTTGATTTTTGCAGGGACGATTGGGACAACGATTACAGGGATAACCAAAGATATCAAGCTAGGCCTTGATTTACAGGGTGGTTTTGAAGTTTTATATGAAGTGGAAACACTGGATGGCGACTCGGATGTCAGCATGGACACGTTGGAAGCGACGACGGAAGCCCTCCGTGAACGTGTCGATGTTCTCGGTGTCAATGAACCGAATTTCAACATTGAAGAGCCAAACCGGATCCGGGTCCAGCTTGCCGGAGTGGAAGATCAGAATGAGGCACGGGAGTTGCTCTCGACTTCGGCTGAATTATCATTCCGGGATGTGAATGATAAGGAATACTTAAACGGAGATGATTTAAAAGAAAACAGCGCTCGGCAGGACTTTGATCCAAATACGAATCAGCCGATCGTTACCCTTCAATTGAAGGACCCTTCAAAATTCGCCGATGTTACGAGACAAATTTCGCAGATGCCCGATAATCGATTGGTCATCTGGATGGATTATGAAGAAGGAGATTCATTTGAAGAAGAATCGAAGAAAGAGGACCCTAAATATATTTCGGCACCGGCTGTCAATCAAACGCTGAATACATCGAATGTTCAAATCAGCGGGAACTTCACTGTAGATTCTGCACAACGATTGGCAGATATTTTGAATGCCGGTTCATTGCCGGTTAATTTGACAGAGGTATATTCCACCTCGGTGGGAGCTCAATTCGGGCAACAGGCGCTTGATAAAACGGTATTTGCCGGTTTTATTGGAGTAGCGCTCATCTTCTTGTTTATGATGATTTACTACCGTTTTCCTGGTGTAGTTGCATCAATAACCCTAAGTATTTATATTTATTTGATTTTACTTGTATTTGAATGGATGAACGGGGTATTGACGCTGCCGGGAATCGCTGCTTTGATCTTAGGGGTAGGAATGGCGGTCGACGCCAACATTATCACGTATGAACGGATTAAAGAGGAACTGAAATCCGGCAAATCGGTACAGTCCGCTTTCAAAGCCGGTAACAAAAATTCCTTGTCTACCATTCTCGACGCCAATATCACCACGATGATTGCGGCTGCCGTGTTATTTATTTTCGGGACGAGCTCGGTTAAAGGGTTTGCCACCATGCTGATAATCAGCATATTGGTCAGCTTTATTACAGCTGTTTACGGGACAAGGCTATTTCTCGGACTTTGGGTAAACAGTCGCTTTCTAAATAAGCGTCCTGGATGGTTCGGTGTGAAAAGCAAGGATATTCAGGATAAAGCCAGTACAGAAGAAGTGGAACCGAAGCTATTTGGACGAACATTTGATTTGGTGAGCCATCGTAAAAAGTTCTTTTCCATCTCACTGATTCTTGTCCTTGCCGGTGTCATTTGCCTTTCTGTCTTCCGCTTGAACCTCGGAATCGACTTTACTGCAGGCTCCAGAGTAGAAGTTCTTTCTGAAACAAGCCTAACTCAGGAAGCAATTGAAGAAGATTTCGAGGAACTAGGATATTCTCCGGAACAAATTGTTATTTCCGGTGATAATAACGACATAGCGGTTGCAAGGTTTGGTACTGTCTTGGCTCAGGATGAAGTAGGGGAGATACAAGATTATTTCAGCAATGAGTACGGGAACAATCCAAGCGTTAGTACGGTATCACCTGTTGTTGGACAGGAGCTCGCCAAAAACGCTGTAATGGCAGTATTGTACGCAGCAATTTGTATCATCATATACGTGACAATCCGGTTTGAATTTTTCTTTGCGCTCACGTCCATTATCGCCTTGCTGCATGATGCATTTTTCATCGTAGCACTGTTCAGTATTACGAGGATGGAATTCGATATTACGATCATCGCGGCAATATTGACGATAGTCGGTTATTCGATCAACGATACCATCGTTACATTTGACCGGGTCCGGGAAAACCTGAAGCTGAAGAAACGAGTGAAATCGTTCGGCGAGCTAGCGAAAATCGTTAACCGCAGCTTAATGCAAACCTTGGCGAGAAGTTTCAATACCGTTATCACGGTTGTGTTTGCTGCCGTTATGCTGCTATTGTTCGGCGCAACCTCAATCACTTATTTTTCGTTTGCGCTAGTTGTCGGACTGATTGCCGGCACCTATTCGTCATTATTTATTGCAGCGCAGCTTTGGTTGATTTTCCGTGGTAGAAATATCAAAGAAAAACCGATCAACTATGTGAAGAAAAAACAAACCGGTGGACCGCAGGTTTAA
- a CDS encoding post-transcriptional regulator produces MEEKLVDEWKKEMDLILESKVEEFKLMGYSRATSNDVWNCLKKKVWKGNPSKRVHEVVGDIFHLSSTIYMSYLTVQAYQDDDIMASIAALSGPAEEEG; encoded by the coding sequence GTGGAAGAAAAACTGGTTGATGAGTGGAAGAAAGAAATGGATTTGATACTGGAAAGCAAAGTGGAAGAATTTAAATTGATGGGGTACTCCCGGGCGACTTCAAATGATGTGTGGAATTGTCTCAAGAAGAAAGTGTGGAAAGGCAATCCCTCGAAGCGTGTTCATGAAGTTGTGGGAGATATTTTTCATTTGAGTTCAACTATTTATATGAGTTATTTAACCGTGCAAGCTTATCAAGACGACGATATAATGGCATCGATCGCCGCTTTATCCGGCCCTGCTGAAGAAGAAGGTTAA
- the spoVB gene encoding stage V sporulation protein B: protein MTKQTFLQGTLILIAAGMITRFLGFINRIIVARLMGEEGIGLYMMALPTLFLVYTLTQFGLPIAISKRVAEAEAHGDLKKIKRILIISLTITGTLSVIFLAGLILIAPIVATKFLTDERTLYPLLAISPMVPISAVSSVIRGYFQGRQNMKPQSYAQVIEQVVRICCVSFLVKLFLPYGVEFAAAGAMFSVIVGELCSLFFMFRMFKMKKRIKLRADVLQYIKSGRQTFNELMSIALPGTGSRLVGSISNFLEPILVSQSLAIAGFHTVAATKLYGSLTGYALPLLFMPTFITHSLAVAMVPNISEADAKQNKQLVHYRIHQAIRISFASGALATVILMLFSVPILEFMYGTSSASRFLVLMAPFFVMLYVQFPLNAALQALNFAKEAMWNSIISTGIKFIVLIIFATNPQFGIMGVALGMIVGVVLGTMLHMATLIKVISFKLPWMDFLKMACLFSITWWAGKLLKQLIPGYADNLLVFLCTLTVLGTFYLVLLFQFKFLSVAELRQFPILNRFTRK, encoded by the coding sequence GTGACCAAGCAAACATTTCTTCAGGGGACCCTGATATTGATAGCAGCTGGCATGATTACCAGGTTTCTAGGCTTTATCAATCGAATCATAGTAGCAAGGTTAATGGGTGAGGAAGGAATAGGCCTGTATATGATGGCTCTTCCGACTTTGTTCCTCGTCTATACCCTCACCCAGTTCGGGCTGCCCATAGCTATCTCCAAGCGTGTCGCAGAAGCAGAAGCGCATGGCGATCTAAAAAAAATTAAACGCATTCTAATTATTTCTCTGACTATAACCGGAACGCTGAGCGTCATATTCCTCGCAGGGCTAATTTTAATTGCTCCGATTGTAGCGACGAAGTTTTTGACAGATGAACGAACGCTTTATCCATTGCTCGCAATCAGTCCGATGGTGCCGATTTCGGCTGTTTCCTCTGTCATCCGCGGTTACTTCCAGGGAAGACAAAACATGAAACCACAAAGCTATGCTCAAGTCATTGAACAAGTAGTCCGGATTTGCTGTGTTTCATTCTTGGTAAAGTTATTTCTTCCCTACGGAGTAGAGTTTGCAGCTGCCGGCGCCATGTTTTCTGTTATTGTCGGGGAACTTTGCTCGTTGTTTTTTATGTTCCGCATGTTTAAAATGAAAAAGCGTATCAAGTTGCGGGCTGACGTCCTTCAATATATTAAATCTGGACGGCAGACATTCAATGAACTTATGTCGATCGCCTTGCCCGGAACTGGAAGCCGTCTTGTTGGTTCTATTTCCAATTTTCTCGAGCCGATTCTCGTTTCACAAAGTCTAGCGATTGCAGGTTTTCATACGGTAGCTGCGACTAAACTTTATGGTTCGCTTACAGGATACGCGCTTCCATTGCTGTTCATGCCGACCTTCATCACCCACTCACTTGCTGTTGCCATGGTGCCTAATATCAGTGAAGCAGACGCCAAGCAAAACAAACAGCTCGTCCATTATCGCATTCATCAGGCAATCCGAATTTCATTTGCTTCCGGTGCTTTAGCAACCGTGATCTTGATGCTTTTTTCCGTTCCCATTCTTGAATTTATGTATGGAACCAGCAGTGCGAGCCGTTTTTTGGTACTGATGGCTCCGTTCTTTGTCATGTTGTATGTCCAATTTCCGTTAAATGCTGCCCTGCAGGCGCTAAATTTCGCAAAAGAAGCAATGTGGAACAGTATTATCAGCACAGGGATAAAATTCATCGTTCTGATCATCTTTGCTACCAATCCCCAATTTGGGATCATGGGCGTTGCCTTGGGAATGATTGTGGGGGTAGTCCTCGGAACCATGCTCCACATGGCGACCTTGATAAAAGTCATCTCCTTCAAACTGCCATGGATGGATTTTTTGAAAATGGCCTGCTTGTTTTCCATTACCTGGTGGGCAGGAAAGCTGTTGAAGCAATTGATTCCCGGATATGCGGACAATCTGTTGGTTTTTCTTTGCACACTTACAGTACTGGGTACCTTCTATCTCGTTTTACTGTTCCAGTTCAAGTTTTTATCGGTAGCCGAGTTGCGTCAATTCCCGATTTTGAACCGTTTTACCCGTAAATAA
- a CDS encoding DUF421 domain-containing protein encodes MEIELGKIIFRTVFTYLIIVVIFRLMGKREIGELSLLDIVVFIMVGEMAVFAIEEPKSNIAQAIIPMTILLLIQRFTAWASLKNQRFRGWFEGKPSVIISKGKIDEHEMRKQRYNFNDLMQQLRENGTKSIQDVEFAILEASGKLSIFEKSVNGSDGISSEGYVVPVIVDGKIQYGALEKIDKSEDWLMGEVKKRDLTVEQVSFCSIDKDGQIFVDIKNEKK; translated from the coding sequence ATGGAAATTGAACTGGGGAAGATAATATTCCGCACTGTTTTTACCTATTTAATCATCGTGGTGATTTTTCGGTTGATGGGAAAAAGGGAAATCGGAGAATTAAGCCTGCTGGATATCGTTGTATTCATCATGGTAGGGGAAATGGCGGTGTTTGCTATCGAGGAACCCAAGTCGAATATCGCCCAAGCTATCATACCCATGACTATTTTGCTGCTCATTCAGCGTTTTACTGCCTGGGCATCATTGAAAAACCAGCGATTTCGTGGATGGTTTGAAGGCAAACCTTCTGTGATCATTTCAAAAGGGAAAATCGATGAGCATGAAATGCGAAAACAACGATACAATTTTAATGATTTGATGCAGCAGCTGCGGGAAAACGGCACCAAAAGTATTCAAGATGTTGAATTTGCGATTCTTGAAGCTTCCGGTAAATTATCCATATTTGAAAAGTCGGTTAATGGCAGTGATGGTATTTCATCGGAAGGGTATGTTGTACCAGTGATCGTGGACGGAAAAATCCAGTATGGTGCTTTGGAAAAAATCGATAAAAGCGAAGACTGGCTAATGGGAGAAGTGAAAAAGCGGGATCTCACTGTCGAGCAGGTCTCTTTTTGCAGTATCGACAAAGATGGCCAAATATTTGTCGATATAAAAAACGAAAAAAAATAG
- a CDS encoding ArsB/NhaD family transporter: protein MSAVVAIAIFIISYFFIMTEKINRALVALSGGVLLLLTGIYQWEDAYTHYIDWNTIALLFSMMVLVSITKKTGLFEFIAITFAQRVHGDPIPLLVGCSILTALGSALLDNVTTVLLFVPIVLTLTRLLQLPAFPYLLTIIFSANIGGTATLIGDPPNIMIGQAVEHLTFLSFIVHLGPVVVLLFAVMMFSIILLFRNKLQKNEDRIDQLMELDGTTYLKKTPMLYQSVTVLLLTITGFLLHPVFHIELTTVAVAGALLLLLLTDQEAGTEKVFQEVEWITLFFFIGLFMLVGGLEKVGVIDELARGIMMLTEGDLPFTALLILWTAGLFSGIIDNIPFVAAMIPVVKEFQSYGMANLDPLWWSLALGACLGGNGTLIGASANVVVAGLAEGNGQRIPFIRFLCYGIPLVILSLIVSTVYIYFRYLVPFQQGL, encoded by the coding sequence ATGTCTGCAGTGGTAGCCATTGCTATATTTATTATCAGTTATTTTTTCATCATGACCGAGAAAATCAACCGGGCACTTGTTGCTTTATCTGGAGGAGTTCTGCTTCTGCTTACTGGCATTTATCAGTGGGAAGATGCTTATACGCATTACATCGATTGGAACACCATTGCGTTATTGTTCTCGATGATGGTACTCGTTTCGATTACGAAAAAAACGGGGCTGTTTGAATTTATTGCAATTACATTTGCTCAGAGAGTACATGGGGATCCCATCCCCCTGCTGGTTGGCTGTTCTATCCTTACCGCTCTTGGCTCTGCCTTGCTCGATAACGTGACAACCGTACTCCTGTTTGTTCCGATTGTTTTGACATTGACCAGGCTGCTGCAGCTTCCTGCATTCCCGTATTTACTGACAATCATTTTTAGCGCCAATATCGGAGGCACCGCCACCTTGATCGGGGACCCCCCGAATATCATGATCGGCCAGGCGGTCGAGCACTTAACATTCCTTTCGTTTATTGTTCATCTAGGACCGGTTGTTGTCTTGTTGTTTGCTGTCATGATGTTTTCTATTATTCTTTTATTTCGGAATAAATTGCAGAAAAACGAGGACCGAATTGACCAGTTGATGGAATTGGATGGAACGACTTATTTAAAGAAGACACCGATGTTGTATCAGTCGGTGACGGTTTTACTACTGACCATCACAGGATTTTTGCTTCATCCTGTGTTTCATATTGAATTGACGACTGTAGCAGTCGCGGGAGCACTTTTATTACTTCTTCTCACTGACCAGGAAGCGGGTACAGAAAAAGTATTTCAAGAGGTGGAATGGATCACTTTATTTTTCTTTATCGGGTTATTCATGCTTGTCGGTGGATTGGAGAAAGTAGGAGTCATTGATGAATTGGCCAGGGGAATTATGATGCTGACAGAAGGGGACTTGCCCTTTACAGCTTTGCTGATTTTATGGACGGCCGGCCTTTTCTCTGGGATTATCGATAATATCCCGTTTGTTGCTGCAATGATACCAGTGGTAAAGGAATTTCAATCATACGGGATGGCGAACCTGGATCCACTCTGGTGGTCGTTGGCATTGGGAGCTTGCCTGGGAGGTAACGGGACATTGATCGGGGCATCTGCCAATGTGGTGGTAGCGGGACTTGCGGAGGGGAATGGACAGCGTATCCCTTTTATACGGTTTCTTTGCTATGGAATTCCGCTCGTAATCCTTTCTTTAATTGTATCGACCGTTTATATTTATTTTCGCTATCTGGTTCCTTTCCAGCAAGGCTTGTAA
- a CDS encoding TIGR04086 family membrane protein produces the protein MARARMTALLYGWITALGIILAASLILSMLLKFTSFGEAELNWTTIAISIAALFIGGLIAGLKGKEKGWILGSLTGLGFILFILLYQYLGYRTGIRLEQLVHYGGFLAASVIGGMLGVNLSSESNTSK, from the coding sequence ATGGCACGAGCACGAATGACCGCGCTTCTTTATGGATGGATTACGGCACTGGGAATTATCCTGGCAGCAAGCCTGATTTTATCCATGCTGTTGAAGTTCACCAGTTTTGGGGAGGCCGAATTGAATTGGACGACTATTGCAATCAGTATTGCGGCACTATTCATCGGCGGGCTTATTGCTGGCCTGAAAGGGAAGGAAAAGGGATGGATATTGGGGTCTCTGACAGGATTGGGCTTTATCCTTTTTATTCTGCTTTATCAATATCTTGGATACCGTACGGGAATTAGGCTGGAACAGCTCGTGCATTACGGGGGATTCTTAGCGGCGTCAGTAATCGGAGGCATGCTGGGTGTTAATTTAAGCTCGGAAAGTAATACTTCCAAATAG
- the yajC gene encoding preprotein translocase subunit YajC, translating to MDILASLAPIILMFVIFYFLLIRPQQKKQKQVRQMQSDLKKGDKIITIGGMHGTVHALDEGTLVLTTQDGTKITYDRSAVRDVISQD from the coding sequence ATGGATATTTTAGCATCATTAGCACCGATCATTTTAATGTTCGTTATTTTTTATTTTCTTTTGATCCGTCCGCAGCAAAAGAAGCAAAAGCAAGTTCGCCAAATGCAGTCAGATCTGAAAAAAGGGGATAAAATCATCACGATTGGTGGCATGCATGGAACCGTGCATGCGCTGGACGAGGGTACACTCGTTTTGACTACCCAGGATGGTACAAAGATTACATACGACCGTTCCGCGGTGAGAGATGTAATTTCTCAAGATTAA
- the tgt gene encoding tRNA guanosine(34) transglycosylase Tgt, giving the protein MPITYEHIKTCKQTGARLGRVHTPHGSFETPMFMPVGTLATVKTMSPEELEEMGAKIILSNTYHLWLRPGEDIIEEAGGLHKFMNWDGAILTDSGGFQVFSLSDLRDIEEQGVHFRNHISGEKLFLSPEKAIQIQNSLGSDIMMAFDECPPYPASHEYMKASVERTSRWAERCLEAHKRPEEQGLFGIVQGGEYEELRRQSARDLTSLDFSGYAVGGLSVGEPKDVMNKVLEFTTPLLPTNKPRYLMGVGSPDSLIDGAIRGIDMFDCVLPTRVARNGTCMTSNGRLVVRNAKYARDFGPLDENCNCHVCRNYSRAYIRHLIKANETFGFRLTTYHNLYFLLELMMQVREAIKEDRLGDFREEFFEQYGFNKPNAKNF; this is encoded by the coding sequence ATGCCAATCACCTATGAACATATCAAAACATGTAAACAGACAGGAGCTCGTCTGGGGCGTGTGCATACGCCCCACGGCTCGTTCGAAACACCGATGTTTATGCCGGTTGGAACGCTTGCCACAGTAAAGACAATGAGTCCGGAAGAGCTCGAGGAGATGGGGGCTAAAATCATCCTCTCCAATACTTATCATTTATGGCTGCGTCCTGGTGAAGACATTATAGAAGAAGCAGGCGGGCTGCATAAATTCATGAATTGGGATGGGGCTATTTTGACCGACTCCGGCGGGTTCCAGGTTTTCAGCCTCAGTGATCTGCGCGATATTGAAGAACAAGGAGTTCATTTTCGCAATCACATTAGTGGCGAAAAATTGTTTTTATCACCTGAAAAAGCAATTCAGATTCAGAATTCCCTTGGTTCCGATATCATGATGGCATTCGACGAATGTCCTCCGTATCCGGCATCCCATGAGTATATGAAAGCATCAGTGGAAAGGACTAGCAGGTGGGCTGAACGCTGTCTGGAGGCCCATAAACGTCCAGAAGAGCAAGGGTTGTTCGGTATTGTCCAAGGCGGTGAGTACGAAGAATTGCGTCGTCAAAGTGCCCGGGATCTTACCTCGCTTGATTTTTCCGGTTATGCGGTCGGAGGATTGTCTGTCGGAGAACCGAAAGATGTCATGAATAAAGTGCTGGAGTTTACTACACCATTGCTGCCGACAAACAAACCGCGTTACCTGATGGGAGTAGGATCGCCTGATTCATTGATTGACGGGGCAATCCGGGGAATAGACATGTTTGATTGTGTGCTGCCTACTCGGGTTGCGAGAAATGGTACATGTATGACTTCTAACGGCAGACTGGTTGTCCGCAATGCAAAGTATGCGCGGGATTTCGGACCGTTGGACGAGAATTGCAATTGTCATGTTTGCCGAAATTATTCCCGGGCTTATATCCGGCATTTGATTAAGGCTAACGAAACATTCGGCTTTCGTTTAACTACTTACCATAATCTTTATTTTCTGTTAGAATTAATGATGCAAGTCCGCGAAGCGATAAAAGAAGATCGTCTTGGCGATTTCAGAGAGGAATTCTTTGAACAATATGGTTTCAACAAACCGAATGCAAAAAACTTTTAG
- the queA gene encoding tRNA preQ1(34) S-adenosylmethionine ribosyltransferase-isomerase QueA yields MDINDFDFDLPEELIAQTPLEDRTASRLLVMDRQKQTINHQHFSDVIDYLSPGDCLVLNDTKVLPARLYGSKQDTGGKIEVLLLHQQQQDEWEVLAKPAKKVKEGTVITFGDGQLRAVCTGVKEHGGRVVRFEYDGIFLEVLEQLGEMPLPPYIKEQLPDKDRYQTVYAKEEGSAAAPTAGLHFTEELLERIKAKGVELAFVTLHVGLGTFRPVSVDSIEEHDMHSEFYHMSKETADQLNRIKAAGGKIISVGTTSTRTLETITRDNDGLFTQASGWTDIFIYPPYRFTAIDGLITNFHLPKSTLIMLVSALAGKDFILKAYREAVDQRYRFFSFGDAMLIV; encoded by the coding sequence ATGGATATAAATGATTTTGATTTTGACTTACCAGAGGAATTAATTGCTCAAACACCATTGGAGGATCGGACAGCCTCCCGTTTGCTTGTGATGGATCGACAGAAACAGACAATCAATCATCAACACTTTTCCGATGTGATTGATTATTTGTCTCCTGGCGATTGTCTTGTATTGAATGATACAAAGGTATTGCCGGCCAGACTCTATGGCAGCAAACAGGATACGGGCGGAAAAATAGAAGTATTGCTGCTTCACCAACAGCAGCAGGATGAGTGGGAAGTGCTAGCGAAACCTGCTAAAAAAGTGAAAGAAGGAACAGTCATTACATTCGGAGACGGACAACTGCGGGCAGTCTGCACTGGGGTCAAAGAACACGGTGGAAGAGTCGTCCGGTTTGAATACGACGGAATTTTTCTAGAAGTGCTCGAACAGCTTGGCGAAATGCCGCTCCCTCCATACATAAAGGAGCAACTGCCGGATAAGGACAGGTACCAAACAGTCTATGCAAAAGAAGAAGGCTCAGCGGCAGCGCCTACAGCCGGACTTCACTTTACCGAGGAACTGCTTGAACGGATTAAGGCGAAAGGTGTCGAGCTTGCCTTCGTTACACTTCATGTCGGTTTGGGGACTTTTCGGCCGGTCAGTGTGGATAGTATTGAAGAACATGATATGCATAGTGAGTTTTATCACATGTCCAAGGAAACGGCGGACCAGTTAAATAGAATTAAAGCGGCTGGTGGGAAAATCATTTCTGTCGGGACGACTTCAACTAGAACACTGGAAACCATCACCCGTGACAATGATGGGTTATTCACACAAGCTAGCGGCTGGACGGATATATTCATCTATCCTCCTTATCGTTTTACGGCAATCGACGGGCTCATTACGAATTTCCATCTTCCGAAATCGACTTTGATCATGCTGGTAAGCGCGTTGGCCGGTAAGGATTTCATCCTGAAAGCATATCGAGAGGCAGTCGACCAACGTTACCGTTTTTTCAGCTTTGGAGACGCTATGCTGATTGTATAA
- a CDS encoding DUF2905 domain-containing protein, giving the protein MGKLFIVIGVVFIIIGMLWGIFGRLPGDISFKKGNVSFHFPIMTSIVVSIILSVILFIIGKFR; this is encoded by the coding sequence ATGGGAAAACTATTTATTGTAATAGGAGTTGTTTTTATCATCATCGGAATGCTGTGGGGGATATTCGGCAGACTTCCTGGCGATATTAGTTTTAAAAAAGGGAATGTGTCCTTCCACTTTCCGATCATGACATCAATTGTGGTCAGTATCATCTTATCGGTGATTTTGTTTATTATAGGGAAGTTCCGATAA
- the ruvB gene encoding Holliday junction branch migration DNA helicase RuvB — protein sequence MEERMISGELQEDDQSMELSLRPINLAQYIGQDKAKGNLRIFIEAAKMRNEPLDHVLLYGPPGLGKTTLASIIANEMGVQFRTTSGPAIEKAGDLAAILSSLEAGDVLFIDEIHRLPRAVEEILYPAMEDFCLDIVIGSGSSARSVRLDLPPFTLVGATTRAGLLTAPLRDRFGVLSRLEYYETKDLCAIVERTADIFQVGIEKEAAIEIARRSRGTPRIANRLLRRVRDISQVKGEPIISQQTTETALEMLQVDVAGLDHVDHKLLLGIMDGFNGGPVGLDTISATIGEESQTIEDVYEPFLLQTGFIQRTPRGRQVTAKAYHHFNREVPKA from the coding sequence GTGGAAGAACGAATGATTTCCGGCGAATTGCAGGAAGATGATCAGTCGATGGAGCTTAGCCTGCGCCCAATCAACCTTGCACAGTATATTGGACAAGACAAGGCAAAGGGTAACTTGCGCATCTTTATAGAGGCAGCCAAAATGAGAAATGAGCCGCTTGATCACGTTTTGCTTTACGGACCTCCCGGGCTTGGGAAAACGACATTGGCTTCCATCATAGCCAACGAAATGGGGGTGCAATTTCGTACCACATCAGGACCCGCGATCGAGAAAGCAGGTGACCTGGCTGCCATACTTTCTTCATTGGAAGCCGGAGATGTGTTGTTCATCGATGAAATTCACCGGCTGCCCAGGGCGGTAGAAGAAATTCTTTACCCCGCCATGGAGGATTTTTGCCTTGATATTGTAATAGGATCAGGTTCCAGTGCCCGCTCTGTACGGCTTGATTTGCCGCCGTTCACGCTTGTCGGTGCTACGACCCGTGCAGGGTTGCTGACAGCTCCGTTGCGCGATCGTTTTGGAGTCCTCAGTCGGTTGGAATATTATGAAACAAAAGATTTATGCGCTATTGTGGAGAGAACTGCAGATATTTTCCAAGTAGGAATTGAAAAAGAAGCGGCTATTGAGATCGCCCGACGGTCCAGGGGCACGCCTCGAATTGCCAACAGATTGCTGAGAAGGGTCAGAGATATATCACAGGTGAAGGGGGAGCCAATCATTTCACAACAAACAACCGAAACTGCGTTGGAAATGCTTCAAGTAGATGTTGCCGGCCTGGATCATGTCGACCATAAATTACTGCTGGGTATAATGGATGGATTTAACGGAGGTCCTGTTGGTCTGGACACCATTTCAGCGACTATCGGTGAAGAATCCCAGACAATCGAAGATGTGTATGAACCGTTCCTTCTGCAGACTGGGTTCATTCAGCGGACGCCTAGAGGCAGGCAGGTCACTGCCAAAGCATATCACCACTTCAACCGGGAGGTGCCGAAAGCTTGA